A section of the Sedimentisphaera cyanobacteriorum genome encodes:
- a CDS encoding glycoside hydrolase family 2 protein: protein MKKCVLMILLAAAAVSFAEWKPAGDKIKTRWADKINPETVWDEYPRPQFERSSWKSLNGLWELRVAGSSSEKPNYFDKEILVPFGVESSLSGVGELVEPDDKIWYHRTFECPNDFSGKKVLLNFEAVDWKTAVWVNDSYLGGHKGGYDRFTFDITDYLKSEGQQSITVMVTDPSSYGSQARGKQKNSQHGIWYTPVSGIWQTVWLEAVDKKAHLADVEITPDIDSSSVTVIPIMDSPELGNYSVRCSVYESGSRIAQKTVNVYKPLEIKIDNQKLWSPDNPFLYDLKLELYEGKNPGSGKLLDTVKSYFGMRKISLGQGEHTKVLMLNNKPLFHYGTLDQGWWPDGLHTPPSDEAMKYDIEMTKKMGFNMIRKHIKIEPDRWFYWCDKMGIMVWQDMPSGMIVPNPEKRGSPEHVGGNEPDQYKNSEDEAQFELELRKMISQHYNSPSVVVWVPFNEGWGQYDTCRISRMVKDLDPTRLVDAVSGWALRDCGDILDIHTYHKDLRKPDINEKDRATAVGEFGGIGYAIKGYLWDPNRRNWGYQSYDSKQELFQNYKHKFDQIVEMKKSQDLSAAVYTQTTDVEGEVNGLMTYDRDVVKFDEAKLRKLHSVLYEE, encoded by the coding sequence ATGAAAAAATGCGTTTTAATGATCCTGCTGGCCGCAGCGGCCGTATCTTTTGCAGAATGGAAACCTGCGGGCGATAAGATTAAAACCAGATGGGCAGACAAAATAAACCCTGAAACTGTCTGGGATGAATATCCGAGGCCTCAATTCGAAAGAAGCAGCTGGAAATCCCTCAACGGGCTTTGGGAGCTCAGAGTTGCGGGAAGCTCATCTGAAAAGCCCAATTATTTCGACAAAGAAATTCTCGTGCCATTCGGTGTTGAATCATCACTGTCAGGCGTTGGAGAGCTCGTTGAACCGGACGACAAGATCTGGTATCACAGGACTTTTGAATGCCCAAATGATTTCAGCGGCAAGAAAGTTCTGCTGAACTTTGAAGCGGTGGACTGGAAAACAGCGGTATGGGTAAACGATTCGTACTTAGGCGGACACAAAGGCGGCTACGACCGCTTCACCTTCGATATCACCGACTATCTCAAATCAGAAGGCCAGCAGAGCATTACAGTTATGGTAACCGATCCATCCAGCTACGGCTCACAGGCCAGGGGCAAGCAGAAGAATTCCCAGCACGGGATATGGTACACCCCTGTATCAGGTATCTGGCAGACAGTATGGCTTGAAGCGGTGGATAAGAAGGCGCATCTGGCCGATGTTGAAATCACTCCCGATATCGACAGCAGCAGCGTTACCGTAATTCCGATTATGGACAGTCCTGAGCTGGGCAATTATTCCGTTCGCTGCAGCGTTTACGAGAGCGGGAGCCGAATTGCTCAGAAAACCGTCAATGTGTACAAGCCTCTGGAAATAAAGATAGACAATCAGAAGCTATGGTCTCCGGACAACCCCTTCCTCTACGACTTAAAACTCGAGCTTTATGAAGGGAAAAACCCCGGCTCAGGCAAGCTTCTCGACACTGTAAAGAGCTATTTTGGTATGCGTAAGATCAGCCTTGGACAAGGCGAGCATACCAAGGTGCTTATGCTCAACAACAAGCCGCTCTTCCATTACGGCACTCTCGACCAAGGATGGTGGCCGGACGGACTGCATACGCCGCCGTCTGATGAGGCGATGAAGTATGACATTGAAATGACCAAGAAGATGGGCTTCAATATGATCCGCAAGCACATCAAGATCGAGCCGGACAGATGGTTCTATTGGTGCGACAAGATGGGGATTATGGTATGGCAGGATATGCCTTCTGGTATGATTGTCCCGAATCCTGAGAAAAGGGGAAGCCCTGAACACGTGGGCGGAAATGAGCCCGACCAGTACAAAAACTCCGAAGACGAAGCTCAGTTTGAGCTGGAGCTCAGGAAGATGATAAGCCAGCACTACAACAGCCCGAGTGTTGTGGTTTGGGTGCCGTTTAACGAAGGCTGGGGACAGTATGACACTTGCAGAATCAGCCGGATGGTGAAAGATCTAGACCCGACAAGGCTCGTTGATGCTGTGAGCGGATGGGCTCTGAGAGACTGCGGCGATATTCTCGATATTCACACATACCACAAAGACCTCCGCAAGCCCGATATCAACGAAAAAGACAGGGCAACCGCTGTTGGAGAATTCGGCGGGATCGGATATGCAATCAAAGGATACCTCTGGGACCCGAACAGAAGGAACTGGGGATATCAGTCTTACGATTCAAAGCAAGAGCTCTTCCAGAACTACAAGCATAAATTCGATCAGATCGTGGAGATGAAGAAAAGCCAAGACCTCTCTGCTGCTGTTTACACGCAGACAACAGACGTTGAAGGCGAGGTTAACGGACTTATGACGTATGACAGGGATGTGGTTAAATTTGACGAGGCCAAGCTTCGCAAACTGCACTCTGTGCTCTACGAAGAATAA
- a CDS encoding AAA family ATPase, whose amino-acid sequence MQIKSFSYSDTINKWELAESNFNDLNLLVGISGVGKTQILNSLRVVSRIAAGETYNGISFSLVFQTSRKDEYRWEASFEMLEHIAEQSISLPDFVSQGAEKPKIEHEFLSLNGKTILERDAESIILSGAKTPKLDASQSALSLLKFEDLIAPASREMNKIVSSSMAYNEAPEMSMLNLSEFELAVSRLDSLKKIRESELSIGIKLSLIFSNCFDTFEEIRDEFIDVFPQVEDVVVNSNEQFINGRFVVCPTVLVKEKGVPGWVNQKRLSAGMHKTFYQITQSHLWPEGSVILIDEFENSLGINCINILTDIILGQSRRLQFIITSHHPYIINNIDQRFWRVVVRNKGMVRIKDAESLGLGKSNHEAFIQLINNQDYIDGISSQ is encoded by the coding sequence ATGCAGATAAAAAGCTTTTCATATTCAGATACCATTAACAAATGGGAGCTTGCAGAGTCTAATTTCAACGATCTGAACCTGCTTGTGGGCATATCAGGCGTTGGGAAAACGCAGATCCTAAACTCGCTTCGTGTGGTGTCTCGGATTGCTGCTGGAGAAACCTACAACGGCATAAGCTTTTCGCTGGTATTCCAAACCTCCCGTAAAGATGAATACCGCTGGGAAGCCAGCTTTGAAATGCTCGAACACATTGCCGAACAGAGCATTTCTCTGCCCGATTTTGTGAGCCAGGGGGCGGAAAAGCCGAAGATAGAGCATGAATTCCTCAGCCTGAACGGCAAAACTATTCTGGAAAGAGATGCCGAATCGATAATCTTAAGCGGGGCAAAAACCCCAAAGCTCGATGCAAGCCAGAGCGCACTCAGCCTCCTGAAATTCGAAGACCTCATAGCCCCTGCCAGCAGGGAGATGAATAAAATCGTAAGCAGTTCAATGGCCTACAACGAGGCTCCCGAGATGTCTATGCTGAACCTCAGCGAATTCGAGCTTGCAGTCTCGAGGCTTGATTCACTGAAGAAAATCCGCGAGAGCGAGCTTTCAATCGGCATTAAGCTGAGCCTTATATTCTCCAACTGCTTCGATACCTTCGAAGAGATACGCGATGAATTTATCGATGTATTCCCGCAGGTAGAGGATGTAGTGGTAAACAGCAACGAGCAGTTCATCAACGGGCGGTTTGTGGTATGTCCCACAGTGCTTGTAAAGGAGAAGGGAGTTCCCGGATGGGTGAATCAGAAGCGACTCTCAGCGGGTATGCACAAGACATTCTACCAGATCACCCAGTCACATTTGTGGCCTGAAGGGTCTGTGATTCTAATCGACGAATTCGAAAACAGCCTCGGGATAAACTGCATCAACATCCTTACAGACATAATTCTCGGCCAGTCAAGAAGGCTTCAGTTTATCATAACCAGCCATCACCCGTACATAATAAACAACATCGACCAGCGTTTCTGGCGTGTAGTAGTCCGCAATAAGGGCATGGTACGGATAAAAGATGCCGAAAGCCTCGGGCTCGGCAAATCCAACCATGAGGCGTTTATACAGCTGATCAACAATCAGGATTACATCGACGGAATAAGCTCGCAATGA
- a CDS encoding DUF4276 family protein: MNLYILVEGKCTEFKLYPAWLSVLLPKFERVYSFDEVEQNNYYIVSGYGIPSLIKNHLPNAILDVAKLKEKYDYLVVVVDAEELSVEQRKSEVAEVQRRYKQQLGDVKVQVVVQNRCIETWLLGNREMIPPSPKREKLKRYIDYYDINFNNPENMPNYVDDTDAREEGPHFSTTARFHTDYLQEVFKEQNMVYTKRNPRYASNEQFLKGLMRRVMYDPADLVTFQEFLSFCETVSEN, encoded by the coding sequence ATGAATCTTTACATATTAGTAGAAGGTAAATGTACGGAGTTTAAGCTCTATCCGGCATGGCTTTCGGTGCTGCTGCCGAAATTTGAGCGGGTTTACAGCTTCGATGAAGTCGAGCAGAACAATTACTACATTGTCAGCGGCTACGGCATCCCTTCGCTGATAAAGAATCACCTGCCCAATGCTATTCTGGATGTGGCAAAATTAAAAGAAAAATACGATTACCTTGTAGTAGTTGTGGATGCTGAGGAGCTCAGCGTAGAGCAGAGAAAGAGCGAGGTTGCAGAGGTTCAAAGGCGCTACAAGCAGCAGCTCGGCGATGTGAAGGTGCAGGTAGTGGTGCAGAACAGGTGCATTGAAACGTGGCTCTTGGGCAATCGTGAGATGATTCCGCCCTCGCCAAAGCGGGAAAAGCTCAAAAGATACATAGACTACTACGACATCAACTTCAACAACCCTGAAAATATGCCCAATTACGTTGACGATACTGATGCCCGCGAGGAAGGCCCGCATTTTTCTACTACCGCAAGATTCCACACCGACTACCTTCAGGAGGTATTCAAGGAGCAGAATATGGTTTATACCAAACGCAACCCGAGATACGCCTCCAATGAGCAGTTTTTGAAAGGGCTTATGCGTCGGGTAATGTACGACCCTGCCGATTTAGTTACATTTCAGGAATTTTTAAGCTTCTGCGAGACTGTATCAGAGAATTGA
- the lptB gene encoding LPS export ABC transporter ATP-binding protein translates to MSDKLLETRGLVKKFSGRAVVNHVSLSVRKKEIVGLLGRNGAGKTTSFRMCIGMIIPDEGQVFFDGHQVGRMPMYKRARKGMGYLSQEPSVFQRLSVRDNLLAILETLKITKAQRILKAEELCETFGLTEVYHSQARLLSGGERRKLEIARAMATNPSLIFLDEPFSGVDPIAVEELQREIENLHNSGVSILITDHNVERTLEIVDKAYIMDHGSVIASGRPSEIIKDELVRKSYLGKTFKGDEFD, encoded by the coding sequence GTGTCAGATAAACTGCTTGAAACAAGAGGACTGGTGAAAAAATTCTCCGGCAGAGCCGTGGTAAACCACGTATCGCTTTCTGTAAGGAAGAAAGAGATAGTAGGCCTGCTGGGCAGGAACGGCGCCGGGAAAACTACATCATTCAGGATGTGCATCGGTATGATAATACCGGATGAAGGGCAGGTATTTTTCGACGGCCATCAGGTCGGCCGGATGCCTATGTACAAGCGTGCGCGCAAGGGGATGGGGTATTTATCTCAAGAACCGAGCGTATTCCAGAGGCTCTCGGTACGTGATAATCTGCTCGCAATACTCGAGACCCTCAAAATCACAAAAGCCCAGCGGATTCTCAAGGCAGAAGAGCTCTGCGAAACCTTCGGGCTAACCGAGGTTTACCATTCTCAGGCAAGGCTTCTCTCCGGCGGTGAAAGACGCAAGCTCGAAATAGCAAGGGCAATGGCCACAAATCCGTCTCTGATATTTCTCGATGAGCCTTTCAGCGGAGTAGATCCGATAGCGGTCGAAGAGCTGCAAAGGGAGATTGAAAACCTCCATAATTCCGGCGTCAGCATACTTATCACAGACCATAACGTTGAAAGGACGCTGGAGATTGTAGATAAGGCGTATATTATGGATCACGGAAGCGTGATTGCCTCAGGCCGGCCTTCAGAGATTATTAAGGATGAGCTTGTTAGAAAGAGCTATCTGGGCAAGACTTTCAAAGGCGATGAGTTTGATTAA
- a CDS encoding co-chaperone GroES: MTEKFETVEPIGRRVLIRKDEDKKQTKGGIQLPDNMEIPNITGRIVEVSAEVANLPEVPLSQYDKVLFNPKGAIPVDFEGDNRLFVVDVENIVAVFRKS; this comes from the coding sequence ATGACTGAAAAATTTGAGACAGTTGAACCGATCGGCAGGAGAGTGCTGATCAGGAAAGATGAAGATAAAAAACAGACAAAAGGCGGGATTCAGCTTCCGGACAATATGGAGATACCGAACATAACCGGACGGATTGTTGAAGTGTCAGCGGAAGTTGCTAATCTGCCTGAAGTGCCGCTGAGCCAGTACGATAAAGTGCTTTTTAATCCCAAGGGCGCAATACCCGTGGATTTTGAGGGCGATAACAGGCTTTTTGTGGTGGATGTGGAGAATATCGTTGCTGTATTCAGGAAGTCCTGA
- the recG gene encoding ATP-dependent DNA helicase RecG, with protein MAVNLNTEIQMLKGVGPGKAPALQELGVHNGADLLEYFPRDWEFLPETAQISELTPNANVCVCGVIESTDYHKFKRKPIFEIYLIDTSAALRIIWFNGGYLANQLHPGMRLAAYGKVAKYKHQLQMTNPRFKILREDIPEHDPKQLGGAVYPASASISSGMLKYIVRKNIDELSDCVSEYFSESFREEKNLLSRKEAFRQIHSPQDEKHLSAAKRTLKYEELFLMQLGLAVRRYRMRSFAPSIAMKFSPQLDRRIRQRFPFFLTEDQDKAIEEIVHDMGEPKQMNRLLQGDVGSGKTVVAVYAALMAIANKTQVAIMAPTEILSRQHYHSISRFLEGSKVRTELVTGKMSVSEKNRLTEQISEGEVDIVIGTTALIQGGIDFQNLGLAVIDEQHKFGVEQRAKLRKDKAPHCLVMTATPIPRTMTMTVFGDLDVSVIKTLPPGRGRVTTKLVSPENRNKAMEYIRGLVKAGRQAFFVYPRIESGESDRNLKSAEEEFELLETCVYPEFSVALLHGQMPQEQKKNVMEQFRRGEINILVSTVVIEVGVDVPNATVMVIENANNFGLAQLHQLRGRIGRGASDSFCFLFSESDNETAIKRLEVMQKSTDGFYIAEKDLEIRGPGELFSTRQHGLPDLKLANIVEDFEMLRMAKKDAEQTLKEDPFLDTQENQNVKKAIIKNSAPAWG; from the coding sequence ATGGCTGTCAACCTCAATACTGAAATCCAGATGCTGAAGGGAGTTGGGCCGGGCAAGGCGCCTGCTCTTCAGGAATTAGGCGTGCATAACGGCGCAGACCTGCTTGAGTATTTCCCAAGAGACTGGGAATTCCTCCCGGAAACCGCACAGATTTCAGAGCTCACGCCAAACGCAAACGTGTGTGTATGCGGGGTGATTGAAAGCACCGATTACCACAAATTCAAGCGAAAGCCTATATTCGAGATTTATCTGATAGACACAAGCGCTGCTTTGCGCATAATTTGGTTCAACGGGGGCTACCTCGCAAATCAGCTCCATCCGGGGATGAGGCTCGCAGCTTACGGAAAGGTTGCAAAATACAAACATCAGCTTCAGATGACAAACCCCCGCTTTAAGATTCTCAGAGAAGATATCCCCGAGCACGACCCCAAGCAGCTTGGAGGGGCGGTGTATCCCGCTAGCGCATCGATTTCAAGCGGGATGCTCAAATACATTGTTCGAAAGAATATTGATGAGCTTTCTGACTGCGTAAGCGAATATTTCTCCGAATCCTTCAGAGAGGAGAAAAACCTTCTCTCCAGAAAAGAAGCTTTCAGGCAGATACATTCACCGCAGGATGAGAAACATCTCTCAGCAGCAAAAAGAACGCTCAAGTATGAAGAGCTGTTCCTTATGCAGCTCGGGCTTGCCGTTCGCAGATACAGAATGCGGAGTTTTGCTCCGTCTATAGCGATGAAATTCTCCCCGCAGCTGGACAGAAGAATTAGGCAGCGATTCCCCTTCTTCCTAACAGAAGATCAGGACAAAGCGATTGAGGAAATCGTTCACGATATGGGCGAGCCAAAGCAGATGAACCGTCTGCTTCAGGGTGATGTGGGCTCGGGCAAAACGGTTGTGGCGGTTTATGCGGCATTAATGGCCATAGCAAACAAGACGCAGGTGGCGATTATGGCGCCCACGGAGATACTCTCCCGCCAGCATTACCATAGCATATCCCGTTTTCTCGAGGGGAGCAAAGTTCGAACCGAGCTGGTTACAGGCAAGATGTCTGTCTCTGAGAAAAACCGGCTCACAGAGCAGATCAGCGAAGGCGAAGTGGATATTGTAATCGGTACAACCGCCCTGATTCAAGGGGGCATAGATTTCCAAAATCTCGGGCTTGCTGTTATAGATGAGCAGCACAAATTCGGCGTAGAGCAAAGGGCAAAGCTCCGCAAGGACAAGGCCCCGCACTGCCTCGTAATGACAGCCACCCCAATCCCCCGCACTATGACAATGACTGTATTCGGCGATTTGGACGTTTCTGTTATCAAAACCTTACCTCCCGGGAGGGGCAGGGTTACTACAAAGCTCGTTTCACCGGAGAACCGAAACAAGGCAATGGAATATATCAGAGGCCTTGTTAAGGCAGGAAGACAGGCATTTTTTGTGTATCCGCGCATTGAATCGGGCGAGTCCGACAGGAATCTCAAGAGCGCAGAGGAAGAATTCGAACTGCTGGAAACCTGCGTTTACCCGGAATTCAGCGTGGCTCTGCTTCACGGCCAGATGCCTCAGGAGCAGAAGAAAAATGTTATGGAGCAGTTCCGCAGGGGTGAGATAAATATTCTCGTTTCCACAGTTGTGATTGAGGTGGGAGTGGATGTACCTAACGCTACGGTTATGGTAATAGAAAATGCAAACAATTTCGGCCTCGCCCAGCTCCATCAGCTAAGAGGAAGAATAGGAAGAGGGGCGAGCGATTCATTCTGCTTCCTTTTCTCCGAATCTGATAATGAAACGGCAATCAAGCGTCTTGAGGTTATGCAGAAAAGCACCGATGGATTCTACATAGCAGAGAAAGACCTCGAAATCAGAGGCCCGGGAGAGCTTTTCAGCACAAGACAGCACGGCCTGCCAGACCTGAAGCTTGCAAATATCGTAGAAGATTTTGAGATGCTCAGAATGGCAAAGAAAGACGCAGAACAAACGCTAAAGGAAGACCCGTTCCTCGATACTCAGGAAAATCAGAATGTAAAGAAGGCGATTATCAAAAATTCGGCACCCGCTTGGGGCTGA
- the cimA gene encoding citramalate synthase — protein MSRVKIYDTTLRDGMQAEGVSFSLQDKLLIAKRLDQLGVDYIEGGYAASNQKEKAFFEKISEIKLENSKICAFGSTRRADVKVEDDVSINAILSSGASAATIVGKCWDMHVDQVLRCSRQANLDLCADSVRYLKEKGLEVLFDAEHFFDGYKNNPEYALEVLRAAAEAGADALVLCETNGGCLPEEVYEITKTVCYDLAGTEIGIHTHNDSDCAVANSLAAVRAGAREVQGTINGIGERTGNANLCSIIPNLKFKMGHDVLSEEKLSKLTETSLFVFEIANISPVTSLPFVGESAFAHKAGLHVNALRKNKATYEHITPELVGNSRRFLVSELSGMSNVLAKLEKHGQSVDRETAKKILNKVQTLENEGYQFEAADGSFDLLIKRIKGEYTEAFELERFHISVSRDSHGDELCEATIKLSVGGDDEHVVSEGDGPVNAMDKALRKSLERFYPQLKDMHLIDYKVRVVNAKAATAAKVRVIIESRDLDSVWGTVGVSENVVNASWIALKDSIEYKLLKDNALKK, from the coding sequence ATGAGTAGAGTTAAAATATATGACACAACCTTAAGAGACGGTATGCAGGCTGAAGGGGTTAGTTTCTCGCTTCAGGATAAGCTGCTTATAGCAAAACGGCTCGACCAGCTCGGCGTAGATTACATCGAGGGCGGATATGCAGCGAGCAATCAGAAGGAGAAGGCCTTTTTCGAGAAGATTAGCGAAATCAAGCTTGAAAACTCTAAAATCTGTGCATTCGGCAGCACAAGACGTGCGGATGTGAAGGTAGAGGATGATGTTTCGATAAATGCGATTTTATCCAGCGGTGCCTCCGCTGCCACGATTGTCGGGAAGTGCTGGGATATGCACGTTGATCAGGTTTTGCGTTGCAGCAGGCAGGCGAATCTTGATTTATGCGCAGATTCGGTTCGCTATCTCAAGGAAAAGGGTCTTGAGGTTCTCTTTGATGCAGAGCACTTCTTCGACGGCTACAAAAACAATCCCGAATACGCCCTTGAGGTTCTTCGAGCAGCTGCTGAGGCAGGAGCGGATGCCCTTGTTCTCTGCGAAACAAACGGAGGCTGCCTTCCCGAAGAGGTTTACGAGATCACCAAAACTGTATGTTACGACCTTGCAGGCACTGAAATCGGGATCCATACACATAACGATTCAGACTGCGCAGTTGCGAATTCTTTGGCGGCTGTAAGGGCAGGTGCGAGGGAAGTTCAGGGAACGATCAACGGGATAGGCGAGAGAACGGGAAACGCAAACCTGTGCTCCATAATCCCGAATTTGAAGTTTAAGATGGGACATGATGTTCTCAGCGAAGAAAAGCTTTCAAAGCTCACTGAGACCTCTCTTTTCGTATTTGAAATAGCCAACATCAGCCCTGTAACCTCTCTTCCCTTTGTTGGGGAGAGCGCTTTTGCCCATAAGGCCGGTCTGCATGTAAATGCACTGCGAAAAAACAAAGCCACTTACGAGCATATCACCCCTGAGCTGGTGGGCAATTCACGAAGATTTCTTGTTTCGGAGCTCTCGGGAATGTCTAACGTGCTTGCAAAGCTGGAAAAGCACGGCCAGAGCGTTGACAGAGAGACAGCCAAGAAAATCCTCAACAAGGTGCAAACCCTCGAGAATGAGGGGTATCAGTTTGAGGCCGCAGACGGAAGCTTTGATTTACTCATAAAGCGGATAAAGGGCGAATACACCGAGGCGTTCGAGCTGGAAAGATTCCATATCAGCGTAAGCAGAGACAGCCACGGCGATGAGCTTTGCGAGGCTACAATCAAACTCAGCGTAGGCGGGGATGATGAGCATGTGGTTAGCGAGGGAGACGGGCCTGTAAATGCAATGGACAAAGCCCTGCGAAAATCGCTTGAAAGGTTCTATCCTCAGCTCAAGGATATGCACCTGATAGACTACAAGGTTCGTGTAGTAAATGCCAAAGCCGCTACAGCAGCGAAAGTTCGCGTTATAATCGAATCAAGAGATTTGGATTCAGTATGGGGAACTGTGGGCGTGAGCGAAAATGTAGTAAATGCCTCGTGGATAGCCCTTAAAGACAGTATTGAATACAAGTTACTGAAAGATAATGCCTTGAAGAAATAG
- the dnaN gene encoding DNA polymerase III subunit beta: MKIRFNRLALQEALSFVAGIIPARAAKPVLQCIKISADEQGVSISGTDLEIGIRHIVSQAQTDRPGSSVVPASKVSAIVRESIDEVLEFEADESELHIRGSDSHFNIYTHDVEQYPDAIEDEGDSDMAVSLSILQQGISQTLFATAKENTKYALHGVLWEISEEYINLVGTDGRRLARKIVELDTPMPENHIGKRLILPVKAVSLVQKIVTEQNSLIGVSYNEKKVTFSCGDVLITSNLVEGNFPRYQDIIPKDNDKMIKVNTDATLSAVKRASLLTTDESRGIKVSIGDGVMVFSSRAPEMGDAQVDMPVDYSGEPLAVGFDPDFILDALKVVKQAQIQIELGKPDRAVLFRCSDTFIYIVMPVEV; the protein is encoded by the coding sequence ATGAAGATAAGATTCAATCGTTTAGCCCTTCAAGAGGCTCTCAGCTTTGTAGCAGGAATTATTCCTGCACGCGCTGCAAAGCCGGTGCTTCAGTGCATCAAGATAAGCGCTGATGAACAGGGAGTCAGTATCAGCGGCACCGATTTGGAGATAGGTATCAGGCATATAGTAAGTCAGGCTCAGACAGACCGCCCGGGCAGCAGTGTAGTACCTGCGAGCAAGGTAAGCGCTATTGTCAGGGAAAGTATAGATGAGGTGCTTGAATTTGAGGCTGATGAATCAGAACTGCATATAAGAGGCAGCGACAGCCATTTCAATATATACACCCACGATGTGGAGCAGTATCCCGATGCTATTGAAGACGAAGGCGACTCGGATATGGCCGTTTCGCTGTCGATTCTTCAGCAGGGCATAAGCCAGACACTCTTCGCAACGGCAAAAGAGAACACCAAATATGCCCTTCACGGCGTGCTTTGGGAGATTTCAGAGGAATATATAAACCTCGTCGGTACAGACGGAAGGCGTCTTGCAAGGAAAATTGTAGAGCTTGATACCCCGATGCCTGAGAATCACATAGGAAAGCGGCTTATTCTTCCTGTTAAGGCTGTCTCGCTTGTTCAAAAGATTGTTACCGAGCAGAATTCTCTGATCGGCGTTTCCTATAATGAGAAAAAAGTTACATTCAGCTGCGGCGATGTACTTATAACCTCGAATCTTGTAGAGGGCAATTTCCCCCGTTATCAGGATATTATCCCCAAAGACAACGACAAGATGATCAAGGTAAACACCGACGCAACTCTAAGCGCTGTAAAGAGGGCTTCTCTTCTTACTACAGACGAAAGCAGGGGAATTAAGGTTTCCATCGGCGATGGAGTGATGGTGTTTTCAAGCCGAGCACCGGAGATGGGCGATGCGCAGGTTGATATGCCTGTGGATTATTCAGGCGAGCCGCTGGCGGTAGGATTCGATCCGGACTTTATACTTGATGCCCTTAAAGTGGTTAAGCAGGCGCAGATACAGATTGAACTGGGCAAGCCGGACAGGGCAGTGCTTTTCCGCTGCAGTGATACTTTTATTTATATTGTTATGCCTGTTGAGGTGTAG
- a CDS encoding DUF721 domain-containing protein yields MKNKDAQESDLLLSTYWKRPRPVKAASLGQLLEGFVKSKKKTSGKSPEAIKAWKSVVPEQMRQFCRVAGFRNGILKIEIKDPALKFEFQTSKNDLLSSMLKEYPRAKIKDIKFI; encoded by the coding sequence TTGAAAAACAAAGATGCACAAGAATCTGATCTGCTTTTAAGCACCTACTGGAAAAGACCCAGGCCTGTAAAGGCCGCTTCGTTGGGTCAGCTGCTTGAAGGTTTTGTTAAAAGCAAGAAGAAAACTTCTGGGAAAAGCCCCGAAGCCATTAAGGCATGGAAATCCGTTGTGCCTGAGCAGATGAGGCAGTTTTGCCGTGTGGCGGGGTTTCGAAACGGGATACTGAAAATTGAGATCAAAGACCCTGCACTTAAATTCGAGTTTCAAACGTCTAAAAATGATCTGCTCAGCTCAATGCTGAAGGAATATCCGAGAGCGAAAATTAAAGATATTAAATTTATATAG